One Xiphophorus couchianus chromosome 1, X_couchianus-1.0, whole genome shotgun sequence genomic region harbors:
- the bhlhe23 gene encoding class E basic helix-loop-helix protein 23: MNVSDENLLKSISNDALLDLTQRYGQSAFGFGAGHGAGSPGRYPLTPAADFLSGQTGKSNESGGEHTSDDEDGFDSLESRKRGSSFGDDKPGGPLAKKSKEQRSLRLSINARERRRMHDLNDALDGLRAVIPYAHSPSVRKLSKIATLLLAKNYILMQAQALEEMRRLVAYLNQGQTITSPIPTALAPFGQAAVYPFSGSALATCAEKCTTYSGAPSTLFKHCNDKP, encoded by the coding sequence atgaatgtcAGCGATGAGAATCTGCTCAAATCGATCAGCAACGACGCGCTTCTCGACCTGACGCAGCGCTACGGGCAGTCAGCCTTCGGGTTTGGCGCTGGCCACGGTGCTGGAAGTCCCGGCAGATACCCGCTCACACCGGCCGCCGACTTCCTCTCCGGACAGACTGGGAAGTCCAACGAGAGCGGCGGGGAGCACACGAGCGACGACGAGGACGGCTTTGACTCACTGGAGTCCCGGAAGAGGGGCTCCTCGTTTGGGGACGACAAGCCCGGCGGGCCCCTGGCCAAAAAGTCCAAAGAGCAGCGGTCCCTGCGGCTCAGTATCAACGCCcgggagaggaggaggatgcaCGACCTGAACGACGCGCTGGACGGCCTGCGCGCCGTCATCCCGTACGCCCACAGCCCCTCGGTGAGAAAACTCTCCAAAATAGCCACTCTCCTCTTGGCCAAGAACTACATCCTCATGCAGGCTCAGGCTCTGGAGGAGATGAGGCGGCTGGTGGCGTATCTGAACCAGGGACAGACTATAACCTCACCGATCCCCACCGCCCTGGCGCCCTTTGGACAGGCAGCCGTCTACCCCTTCTCGGGCTCCGCACTCGCCACCTGTGCCGAAAAGTGCACCACTTACTCCGGGGCACCGTCGACTCTCTTCAAACACTGTAACGACAAGCCTTGA